CGGCTTCCTTCGTCAGCGTTCAGACGCGCCAGCGCGGCGCGGGCTGTTCGCTTCGATCAGAAAAATTCAAAGATGAGGGCGTAGCCGTCTCCGCCACTGCCGCCAGCGCCGGAATTTGCGCCGTTCTGAACCGAGCCGCCGCCTCCGCCGCCTCCGCCAGCAAGACCGCCGGCGCCGCCCGCGCCAGGTCCGGTGAGGCTGGACGCGCCGCCGCCCCCACCGCCGCCGCCTTGTTCAAAAGGCCCGGCGCTCGCGACCCATGAGCCGCCTACGCCGCCATTGACGACGCCGGCGGCTATCCCCGCCGCGCCGATGACGGGTAATCCGGCGACATAAACGGCGCCGCCCGCCCCGCCGTTCGCGACGGCGTTGGCTGCGGTGATCCCGCCGCCGGCTCCGCCCCCGGAGGGGCCGTTGTAAAGGCATGAGCCTCCAGTGGCCGCCGTCGAGCCAGCGGCGTTGCAGCCGCCGCCGCCGCCGCCGCCGAAAACGTGCGACCCGGCGGCGCCGACCGCCCCCGAGCCGCCCGAGCCCACGCCAAAGGAGCCAACGCCGCCAGTTCCGCCGGAACCTGGGAGGCCTGACGAAGCTTGACTGCCCGCGCCGCCGCCGCCCGAGGCGCCGCCGATCTGTCCGCCCGCGCCGCCGCCCCCGGCGCCTGCGTGGAGCAGCGTTCCGAACGTGGTGACGCCGCCGGCGGAACCAGCGTTTCCGTTCGTGGAGTTCGTCGTCTGCGCGGCGCCGCCGGTGCCGCCGGCGCCGATCGCGACCGCTTTCGAGGCGCCGATCTGGGCTGCGGTGAATCGTGCGCGCGCCAGCCCGCCGCCGCCGCCGCCAGCGCCGCCGGAAGCTGCGGCGCCAGAGGCCGTTCGCGCCCCGGAGCCGCCGCCGCCGCCGGCGCCAAAGAGCAGCACTTCGGCAAAACGCAGCCCGGGCGTCGGCGTATAGGAGCCGCTCGACGCGAAAACGCGGACCTTCGTCGGCCCCCCGCTCGGAAAGGCGACTTCGCCCGTGGCGCTGTCGACGACGATCGACTCTTTCCATGCCGCGCCGTCGGGCGAGACTTTGACGTGGAAATTGTCGTCCCCGGTCAATCCTGTTTCGGCGCGCGCCGAATAGTTGGATTGATAAAGCTGCGAGACGGTTTTCGCCGCGCTCTCCTTGTTGAGCGCAAAGCGCAGATCGCCGGAGCCGCCTTCGCCGACGCTTTTCGCGGTGAAGAGCGTCGCATTGAGTTTGGCGAGCAGCGGATTGGCGCCGTCGGCGGTCGCGCCGATCCCGAGCAGCGCAAGATCTTGCAGCTGGCGCAAGGACAGCCCGCAGTCGATCCATCCCGCGCCGTCATAGAGCAGCAGAAGCGATTCCGCTTCGACATAAGCGCGCCAGCCGGCTTGCGCGGAAAGGAAGGTCCAGCCGCCCGCGAGGAATGTCGCGATCTGATCGCTCTTGCCGGCGAAGGCGTCTGTCGCGCCGGCGCCGATGAGCACGCGATCGCCTTCGGCCGGCGTCGCGGGCGGCGACGTCACGTTTCGCGCAGAGACCGCAAGCTGCGTCAGCGCGTCGATCAGCGCCAGAGCTTCATTATGCGTGACGTGTTTTTGCGCTTGCGCCGCCTCGATGAAAGGCAACGCAAGATGCGTGGTTTGCGTCATCGTTTTTCCTATTGGACGGAAAGCATCGTCGTCAGCGGGAAACCGCGTCCGACCGTCGCGCTCATCTGATAAAGCGACAGCGTCAGTTCGCTTTGCGGCGCGCCGAAATCGGCGAGTTCGTCGGCGGCGGGATAAAGCATCGACGCTGCGGCGGCGGTGAGCGTGCGCGTTCCGCTCGCCGGCAGCGAGACATCGGCTTCATAGGATTCGCTCGCTTCGGCGAGCGGAATATCGAGCGTCTCCCAGGCGTCGGAGTCGATGCGTCCGCGCCGAACGAACTCGATGAGGACGCCGGCCGGCGTGCGCCGCGCGCGCGCTTTCGTCGGCGCGTAGGGGTGCAACGCCTTGTTTGTCGCGGCGACCGTTGGCTGAACAAAGATCGGCTCCGCATAGTCGCGATCCGCCGGGCCGATGCGATAGGTCATCGGCGCGCCAATTTCGGCGACCTTGCGCGCGAGCGGCGCGAGGGCGTCATTGAGCAGCACGACGGTCGCGCCGGCCGGCGCATCACGCTTGGCGAGATGTTCTTCGCCGCCGAGGCCGCGAAGGAGCCGCGACAGTCGATATGTCTTTTCGCCAATCAGCTCGGCATGCGCGAAAGCGAAAATCTCGCAGTCGCCGTCGACGCGTATCGCCATCGCCGAACGTCCGGCGAGCGCGGCGAGATCTCCGACCGACGAAAGCTGTCCGGCGCCGATCCTGACAGTGACGCTGCTTCCATTGTCGAAGCGTCCGACTGGACCCGAGGGCAGGACGTCGAGCGTCTCGCCGATGGTTGCGCGCTTGTCGATGATGGCGATCTGCTCATAGCCGCCCTGAAAGGTCATCCTCCAGATTGCGAGCGGACCGGGCCAGGGATCGGCGAAGGCCGCGACATAGGAGAGCGCTTCTTCGTCGCGCCAGAGCGCAAGGTCGAGAATTTCGACTCTCGGCGGTCCGACGATCTTAGGCGAAACGACATTCGCGCGTCCAAGCAGCGGCGCGGCCGCGTCATAGACAGAAGCGTCGGCCGCGCGCGCGCTTATCTGTCGCGCGGCGCCGTCCGTGATGCGTTGAATTTGAAACAGCCGGCCGCCGCCGGCTGCGCCGAGCCGCACCAGATCGCCGGGCTGCAAGGCGAGAAGGCCAGGCCGTAGCGAAAATTCGGCGGTTTCGCGTCCGATCCACACGTCTTGCAGCCAGCTCTCCGCAAGCGACTGCGCATTGGCGCGATTCGTCATCACCGCGGCTTGCGCTTCGCTCTGGCGCGCCGAGCGGCCCTCGAGTCTGCGGGATAAGACTCGCGCCATTTGAAAGTCGTTTTCGGAATCGGAGAAGGAAAGCGCGATCTCCTGCGGCAGTTCGCTTTCCTGCGCCCGCGCCAGCGTGACGAGCGAGGCGGTTTTGCCGGCGACGAGATCGTCTTCGTCAATTTCGCGCACCGGTTTCCCGCGCCGGTCGACGAAGCGCAAGGCGCCGCCGCTCGCCACGGCGTCGAAGCCGAAGAGCGCGGCAAGAGGATCGATCGCCTCGCGCGGCGACATCGGCCGCTCCAGCACATAGCCGTCAAGAAAGCCGGCGACGTCTGGCCGCTGCGTGACAATTTCAAGCGCGGAGACGGCGCCGGCGAGCGCCGGCAGGAGGCGGTCGAGCGGCGCGCCTTCGAGGCGTCCGTTCAACCAATGGCCCGTCTCCCAATTGGCGGCGTCGCTCCATGCGTCGGTCTGCGTCGGAAAGGCCGGAAAGGGGCGCGCATCCCAGCACCATATGTGCAGGCGCGCCGGATCAACCATCGGCCCGGTGTAGAGGTCGGAAGTCGGGTTGCGCGCCGCGCCGCCGGGCGTCGCCGGATCGAAATGCGCGATCATCGCCTCGATGAATCGCGCCTGCATGAGATCGTCGCGGCCATTGCGCGAGAAATAGGGCAGGCCGCCATCGCTCGAACGCGGGTCGGGAAAAACATTCGGCGCATTGGCGCCGCGGTCGACCGCCGGACATCCCGTCTCGACGATCCAGATCGGCTTCGACTGCGGAACCCATGCCGTCGGCTCCCCCAGCTCAGCGCCGCCGACGCGCTCGTAATGCGGTTGCGACCACCACGACAGAAAATCCTTCTGGCGGAAGATCCAAGGCTTGCCGAGCCCGTCGCTGATCGGCGTGCGATCTTGCGCGAGGCGCGCATTTGCGTCGGCGTAATGCCAATCATAAGCCTCGCCCGAGGCGACGCGAGACTTGAGATAGTCGAGATCATAAATGCTCGCCGCTTCCTGCGCGTCGAGATGGGCGTCGCCGTCGCGCCAGTCGGAGAGCGGCCAATAGACGTCGACGCCGACGAAATCGACGGCGCTTGACGCCCACAGCGGATCGAGCGGGAAGCGCGCTTCTCCGCTTGCAGGAACATGCGCGCCATATTCCGTCCAGTCGGCGGCGTAAGAGATTTTCGTTTGCGCGCCAAGGATCGCCTTTGCATCAGCCGCAAGAGTCATCAGCGCCGCGACGGCGGGATATGCGCCTGGCGCCGAGCGCACGCGCGTCAGGCCGATCAGCTCGGAGCCGATGAGGAAGGCGTGGACGCCGCCGGCCGCGACGCAAAGATTGGCGTAATGCAGAATGAACGCGCGATAGCGCGTAAAGAAGGCGTCGACTTGCGCCGCTGCAGTCGCGGTCGTATCAGGCGAACCGGGCCGGCCCGGCGCAGGATCGCAGGTGATGCGTCCGCGCCAGGGAAACGCCGGCTGTTCGACGGCGCTCGTGTAAGGATTGGACAGCGTATTGCCCGGCGGCACGTCCATCATCACGAAGGGATAGAAGGTCACCGCGAGGCCGCGCGCCTTGAGGTCGGCGATAGCGGCGACGACCGAAGCGTCGCTCGGCGTTCCGCCATAGGCCGAGCGTCCCTCGATTTGCGACACGAGCCGCGCGGTGGAGCGCGTCAGCCCGGCGACCGACCAGTCCGGCGGCCACAAGCCGCCGAGAATGAAGTTGAACTGGCCGATGGTCTTGAATGTGGCGTCGACGCGCGGCGCGATCGTGCAATGTTCGGCGCGAAGATCGTCGCCGAACCAGGCGACGACGAGCGCGACGCTTTCGAGATTGGGGCAAAGCGCCTGCAGGGCGTCGAGCGACGCGGTCCAGTCCGTCGCGGCTGTCAGCTGATGGCGA
Above is a genomic segment from Methylocystis rosea containing:
- a CDS encoding DUF2793 domain-containing protein encodes the protein MTQTTHLALPFIEAAQAQKHVTHNEALALIDALTQLAVSARNVTSPPATPAEGDRVLIGAGATDAFAGKSDQIATFLAGGWTFLSAQAGWRAYVEAESLLLLYDGAGWIDCGLSLRQLQDLALLGIGATADGANPLLAKLNATLFTAKSVGEGGSGDLRFALNKESAAKTVSQLYQSNYSARAETGLTGDDNFHVKVSPDGAAWKESIVVDSATGEVAFPSGGPTKVRVFASSGSYTPTPGLRFAEVLLFGAGGGGGSGARTASGAAASGGAGGGGGGLARARFTAAQIGASKAVAIGAGGTGGAAQTTNSTNGNAGSAGGVTTFGTLLHAGAGGGGAGGQIGGASGGGGAGSQASSGLPGSGGTGGVGSFGVGSGGSGAVGAAGSHVFGGGGGGGCNAAGSTAATGGSCLYNGPSGGGAGGGITAANAVANGGAGGAVYVAGLPVIGAAGIAAGVVNGGVGGSWVASAGPFEQGGGGGGGGASSLTGPGAGGAGGLAGGGGGGGGSVQNGANSGAGGSGGDGYALIFEFF
- a CDS encoding baseplate multidomain protein megatron, producing MATLVLQTVGSVAGGAIGGPVGSSIGRVLGGFGGSFVDAALQPHASPRYSIGPRLKSMDGITSTEGAGVPRIYGRARIGGQMIWATRFLERVNVSFAQTQHQGKGGGGGGFNVQFTYAYSANFAIGLCEGPVAFVRRIWADGSELDMTTLPIRIYPGTEDQEPDQLIVAKEGAESAPAYRGLAYIVFEDLALAPFGNRIPQFTFEVVKPVEGLGAMIRAVDLIPGATEAGYHPALKLNFYSPGATAAENRHQLTAATDWTASLDALQALCPNLESVALVVAWFGDDLRAEHCTIAPRVDATFKTIGQFNFILGGLWPPDWSVAGLTRSTARLVSQIEGRSAYGGTPSDASVVAAIADLKARGLAVTFYPFVMMDVPPGNTLSNPYTSAVEQPAFPWRGRITCDPAPGRPGSPDTTATAAAQVDAFFTRYRAFILHYANLCVAAGGVHAFLIGSELIGLTRVRSAPGAYPAVAALMTLAADAKAILGAQTKISYAADWTEYGAHVPASGEARFPLDPLWASSAVDFVGVDVYWPLSDWRDGDAHLDAQEAASIYDLDYLKSRVASGEAYDWHYADANARLAQDRTPISDGLGKPWIFRQKDFLSWWSQPHYERVGGAELGEPTAWVPQSKPIWIVETGCPAVDRGANAPNVFPDPRSSDGGLPYFSRNGRDDLMQARFIEAMIAHFDPATPGGAARNPTSDLYTGPMVDPARLHIWCWDARPFPAFPTQTDAWSDAANWETGHWLNGRLEGAPLDRLLPALAGAVSALEIVTQRPDVAGFLDGYVLERPMSPREAIDPLAALFGFDAVASGGALRFVDRRGKPVREIDEDDLVAGKTASLVTLARAQESELPQEIALSFSDSENDFQMARVLSRRLEGRSARQSEAQAAVMTNRANAQSLAESWLQDVWIGRETAEFSLRPGLLALQPGDLVRLGAAGGGRLFQIQRITDGAARQISARAADASVYDAAAPLLGRANVVSPKIVGPPRVEILDLALWRDEEALSYVAAFADPWPGPLAIWRMTFQGGYEQIAIIDKRATIGETLDVLPSGPVGRFDNGSSVTVRIGAGQLSSVGDLAALAGRSAMAIRVDGDCEIFAFAHAELIGEKTYRLSRLLRGLGGEEHLAKRDAPAGATVVLLNDALAPLARKVAEIGAPMTYRIGPADRDYAEPIFVQPTVAATNKALHPYAPTKARARRTPAGVLIEFVRRGRIDSDAWETLDIPLAEASESYEADVSLPASGTRTLTAAAASMLYPAADELADFGAPQSELTLSLYQMSATVGRGFPLTTMLSVQ